Proteins found in one Salminus brasiliensis chromosome 13, fSalBra1.hap2, whole genome shotgun sequence genomic segment:
- the mthfsd gene encoding methenyltetrahydrofolate synthase domain-containing protein isoform X1 — MSPVCSSAAHSPAHTHTRRAMEHAVIINEGATKWDIRQKVWDYIEAKDLANFPRPVHHRIPNFKGAHGACSKIVSLEVFTKTSEVKVDPDKPLEGARLATLQARKTLLVPTPRLRTGLFNKIVPPQNPTKEDLRVCSTSQGVKEFSVPIGLDARIQVDLVVVGSVAVSEKGYRIGKGEGYADMEYAMMASMGAVNESTVVVTIVHDCQVVDIPEGLTESHDLTVDYILTPTRIIKTECQRPKPEGIIWSKLDSEMLEKIPILKKLRTLEQKAGKDVSLKVSTAECEKPKEAPKAEAKPNPKRRPRREPMQEPKRQHLVGSVRDEAERPEGGAVACEHPQGPASTLYLGGIPAGLRVSELKSVLRERDAVPLRLTWQGAQHRAFLEYSDGPAADLALTALRELSINGHTLQAERAKSQRGGRRPNQTQQRPRGKEAKGTAHTPTATAPATAASTTVPGKQGN, encoded by the exons ATGAGTCCAGTCTGCTCATCTGCAGCACACAGCCCTGCTCATACACACACGCGCCGAGCTATGGAGCATGCAGTGATTATTAATGAAG GGGCTACGAAATGGGACATTCGCCAGAAAGTGTGGGATTACATTGAGGCAAAGGATTTGGCCAATTTCCCAAGGCCTGTGCACCACAGAATTCCCAATTTCAAG GGGGCTCATGGAGCCTGCAGTAAGATCGTAAGCTTAGAGGTCTTCACCAAAACCAGTGAAGTCAAGGTGGATCCGGATAAACCGCTGGAGGGGGCTCGATTAGCCACCCTGCAG GCTCGAAAGACCCTGCTGGTCCCGACTCCTCGGCTGCGCACCGGACTGTTTAACAAAATTGTTCCCCCACAAAATCCAACCAAGGAGGATCTGCGGGTGTGCTCCACTTCTCAG GGGGTTAAGGAGTTCAGTGTCCCGATTGGTTTAGATGCGAGAATCCAGGTGGATCTAGTAGTGGTTGGGTCTGTGGCTGTATCTGAGAAAG GTTACAGGATTGGGAAAGGTGAAGGATATGCAGATATGGAATACGCCATGATGGCCTCAATGGGAGCTGTGAATGAATCCACAGTCGTTGTTACGATTGTTCATGACTGCCAG GTTGTGGACATTCCAGAAGGACTGACTGAAAGTCATGACCTCACCGTGGACTATATCCTCACTCCCACCAGGATCATCAAGACTGAGTGTCAGCGCCCCAAGCCAGAGGGCATCATTTGGTCAAAG TTAGATTCTGAGATGCTGGAGAAAATTCCCATCCTCAAGAAACTCCGAACCTTGGAGCAGAAGGCTGGCAAAGACGTCTCCCTCAAAGTGTCCACAGCTGAATGTGAGAAACCCAAGGAGGCGCCAAAAGCGGAggctaaacccaaccctaagcGCAGGCCGAGGCGCGAACCGATGCAGGAGCCCAAACGTCAGCATCTTGTTGGGTCAGTGAGGGATGAAGCTGAGAGGCCTGAAGGAGGCGCTGTGGCATGTGAGCATCCTCAAGGTCCCGCCAGCACGCTTTATCTCGGAGGCATCCCGGCTGGACTGCGGGTGAGCGAGCTGAAAAGCGTCCTGAGGGAGCGTGATGCCGTACCCCTCCGACTCACCTGGCAGGGGGCGCAGCACAGGGCCTTCCTCGAGTACAGCGATGGGCCGGCAGCTGACCTCGCCCTAACTGCCCTGCGGGAGCTCTCTATCAACGGCCACACCCTGCAGGCTGAGCGAGCTAAGAGCCAGAGGGGTGGCCGCAGGCCTaaccaaacacagcagaggCCCAGGGGCAAGGAAGCCAAAGGAACAGCTCACACCCCAACAGCCACAGCCCCCGCCACCGCCGCCAGCACTACCGTCCCAGGCAAACAGGGGAATTAG
- the mthfsd gene encoding methenyltetrahydrofolate synthase domain-containing protein isoform X2, with translation MSPVCSSAAHSPAHTHTRRAMEHAVIINEGATKWDIRQKVWDYIEAKDLANFPRPVHHRIPNFKASSQACSRLPVLQEFKSSTVVKVNPDKPQEQARFQTLSARKTLLVPTPRLRTGLFNKIVPPQNPTKEDLRVCSTSQGVKEFSVPIGLDARIQVDLVVVGSVAVSEKGYRIGKGEGYADMEYAMMASMGAVNESTVVVTIVHDCQVVDIPEGLTESHDLTVDYILTPTRIIKTECQRPKPEGIIWSKLDSEMLEKIPILKKLRTLEQKAGKDVSLKVSTAECEKPKEAPKAEAKPNPKRRPRREPMQEPKRQHLVGSVRDEAERPEGGAVACEHPQGPASTLYLGGIPAGLRVSELKSVLRERDAVPLRLTWQGAQHRAFLEYSDGPAADLALTALRELSINGHTLQAERAKSQRGGRRPNQTQQRPRGKEAKGTAHTPTATAPATAASTTVPGKQGN, from the exons ATGAGTCCAGTCTGCTCATCTGCAGCACACAGCCCTGCTCATACACACACGCGCCGAGCTATGGAGCATGCAGTGATTATTAATGAAG GGGCTACGAAATGGGACATTCGCCAGAAAGTGTGGGATTACATTGAGGCAAAGGATTTGGCCAATTTCCCAAGGCCTGTGCACCACAGAATTCCCAATTTCAAG GCATCTTCCCAGGCCTGCAGCAGACTTCCTGTCCTGCAGGAGTTCAAGTCCAGCACGGTGGTCAAAGTGAACCCAGACAAGCCACAGGAGCAGGCCCGCTTTCAGACGCTCAGT GCTCGAAAGACCCTGCTGGTCCCGACTCCTCGGCTGCGCACCGGACTGTTTAACAAAATTGTTCCCCCACAAAATCCAACCAAGGAGGATCTGCGGGTGTGCTCCACTTCTCAG GGGGTTAAGGAGTTCAGTGTCCCGATTGGTTTAGATGCGAGAATCCAGGTGGATCTAGTAGTGGTTGGGTCTGTGGCTGTATCTGAGAAAG GTTACAGGATTGGGAAAGGTGAAGGATATGCAGATATGGAATACGCCATGATGGCCTCAATGGGAGCTGTGAATGAATCCACAGTCGTTGTTACGATTGTTCATGACTGCCAG GTTGTGGACATTCCAGAAGGACTGACTGAAAGTCATGACCTCACCGTGGACTATATCCTCACTCCCACCAGGATCATCAAGACTGAGTGTCAGCGCCCCAAGCCAGAGGGCATCATTTGGTCAAAG TTAGATTCTGAGATGCTGGAGAAAATTCCCATCCTCAAGAAACTCCGAACCTTGGAGCAGAAGGCTGGCAAAGACGTCTCCCTCAAAGTGTCCACAGCTGAATGTGAGAAACCCAAGGAGGCGCCAAAAGCGGAggctaaacccaaccctaagcGCAGGCCGAGGCGCGAACCGATGCAGGAGCCCAAACGTCAGCATCTTGTTGGGTCAGTGAGGGATGAAGCTGAGAGGCCTGAAGGAGGCGCTGTGGCATGTGAGCATCCTCAAGGTCCCGCCAGCACGCTTTATCTCGGAGGCATCCCGGCTGGACTGCGGGTGAGCGAGCTGAAAAGCGTCCTGAGGGAGCGTGATGCCGTACCCCTCCGACTCACCTGGCAGGGGGCGCAGCACAGGGCCTTCCTCGAGTACAGCGATGGGCCGGCAGCTGACCTCGCCCTAACTGCCCTGCGGGAGCTCTCTATCAACGGCCACACCCTGCAGGCTGAGCGAGCTAAGAGCCAGAGGGGTGGCCGCAGGCCTaaccaaacacagcagaggCCCAGGGGCAAGGAAGCCAAAGGAACAGCTCACACCCCAACAGCCACAGCCCCCGCCACCGCCGCCAGCACTACCGTCCCAGGCAAACAGGGGAATTAG
- the gas8 gene encoding dynein regulatory complex subunit 4 isoform X2: MSKEQLEDHIVRLREELDREREERNYFQLERDKIHTFWEITKRQLDEKKADLRNRDREMEEAEERHQVEIKVYKQKVKHLLYEQQNSIAELKTEGVVATKLMQKEHVDLENDLRKGIRTLKVDLKEQELSNENLMKSLKLKHDEDITKTRNDFERQVREIEAKYEKKMLALRQEQDLRRKTEIHEIEERKNSQINTLMKNHEKAFSDIKNYYNDITLNNLALINTFKEQSDEMKRKEERLEKETAEVLHQNKYLTESLQKATEEVSDLRKQLANYNKDKSSLAGTKARLKVADKEMKDLKWEHEVLEQRFSKVQLERDELYQKFTKAIQEVQQKSGFKNLLLERKLDALTDTLEKKEAQLNEVLAASNLDHTALNVVTRKLEEVLDSKNVAIKDLQYELARVCKAHNDLLRTYEAKLKAFGIPVEELGFKPLESSIARQTLGQGPAGLVSAPL, from the exons ATGTCGAAGGAGCAG CTTGAGGACCACATTGTCCGCTTGCGTGAAGAGCTGGACAGGGAGAGGGAAGAGCGCAACTACTTTCAACTGGAACGGGACAAGATCCACACCTTCTGGGAGATCACCAAGAGACAGCTGGACGAAAAGAAAGCCGATCTCAGGAACAGGGATAGAGAAATGGAAGAGGCTGAGGAACGCCATCAAGTCGAGATCAAG GTGTACAAACAGAAGGTGAAACACTTGCTGTACGAACAGCAGAACAGCATCGCAGAGCTCAAGACCGAGGGAGTGGTTGCCACCAAACTCATGCAGAAGGAACATGTGGACCTGGAGAACGATCTGAGGAAGGGCATTCGgaccctgaaagtggatcttaaAGAACAAGAGCTTTCCAACGAGAATCTAATGAAGAGCCTCAAACTG AAACACGATGAGGACATTACCAAGACGAGGAATGATTTTGAAAGACAAGTACGAG AAATAGAGGCTAAATATGAGAAGAAGATGCTGGCGCTACGTCAGGAGCAAGATCTCAGACGCAAGACTGAAATCCATGAAATAGAAGAAAGGAAAAACAGCCAGATTAACACACTGATGAAAAACCATGAGAAAGCCTTCAGTGACATTAAGAACTACTACAATGACATCACTCTCAACAACCTAGCCCTCAtcaatacatttaag GAGCAATCAGACGAAATgaagaggaaagaggagaggTTGGAGAAGGAGACGGCAGAGGTGCTGCACCAGAACAAGTATCTGACCGAGTCTCTGCAGAAGGCCACTGAGGAAGTCTCAGACCTCCGAAAACAGCTTGCCAACTACAATAAAGACAAGAGCTCACTGGCG GGAACCAAAGCACGACTCAAGGTGGCAGACAAAGAAATGAAGGACTTGAAATGGGAGCATGAAGTATTGGAACAGAGATTCAGTAAG GTGCAGCTGGAGCGTGATGAACTGTACCAGAAGTTCACTAAGGCCATCCAGGAGGTGCAGCAGAAGAGTGGCTTTAAGAACCTGCTCCTGGAGAGGAAACTAGATGCACTTACAGACACCCTAGAGAAGAAAGAGGCCCAGCTCAATGAGGTTCTTGCCGCCTCGAATTTGGACCACACAGCCCTCAACGTGGTCACTCGTAAGCTTGAG GAAGTGCTGGACTCTAAGAACGTGGCTATCAAGGATCTACAGTATGAGCTGGCTCGTGTCTGTAAG GCTCATAACGACTTGTTGAGGACGTATGAGGCGAAGCTGAAAGCGTTTGGCATCCCCGTGGAGGAGCTGGGCTTCAAGCCCCTGGAGAGCAGCATTGCGAGGCAGACTCTGGGCCAGGGTCCAGCAGGCCTGGTGTCTGCACCTCTCTGA
- the gas8 gene encoding dynein regulatory complex subunit 4 isoform X1: MPPKKKGAKAAKGKKSPTVVDGLSTEEMSKEQLEDHIVRLREELDREREERNYFQLERDKIHTFWEITKRQLDEKKADLRNRDREMEEAEERHQVEIKVYKQKVKHLLYEQQNSIAELKTEGVVATKLMQKEHVDLENDLRKGIRTLKVDLKEQELSNENLMKSLKLKHDEDITKTRNDFERQVREIEAKYEKKMLALRQEQDLRRKTEIHEIEERKNSQINTLMKNHEKAFSDIKNYYNDITLNNLALINTFKEQSDEMKRKEERLEKETAEVLHQNKYLTESLQKATEEVSDLRKQLANYNKDKSSLAGTKARLKVADKEMKDLKWEHEVLEQRFSKVQLERDELYQKFTKAIQEVQQKSGFKNLLLERKLDALTDTLEKKEAQLNEVLAASNLDHTALNVVTRKLEEVLDSKNVAIKDLQYELARVCKAHNDLLRTYEAKLKAFGIPVEELGFKPLESSIARQTLGQGPAGLVSAPL; encoded by the exons atg CCTCCAAAAAAGAAAGGAGCGAAGGCTGCGAAGGGCAAGAAGAGTCCTACAGTGGTGGACGGCCTCTCCACAGAGGAGATGTCGAAGGAGCAG CTTGAGGACCACATTGTCCGCTTGCGTGAAGAGCTGGACAGGGAGAGGGAAGAGCGCAACTACTTTCAACTGGAACGGGACAAGATCCACACCTTCTGGGAGATCACCAAGAGACAGCTGGACGAAAAGAAAGCCGATCTCAGGAACAGGGATAGAGAAATGGAAGAGGCTGAGGAACGCCATCAAGTCGAGATCAAG GTGTACAAACAGAAGGTGAAACACTTGCTGTACGAACAGCAGAACAGCATCGCAGAGCTCAAGACCGAGGGAGTGGTTGCCACCAAACTCATGCAGAAGGAACATGTGGACCTGGAGAACGATCTGAGGAAGGGCATTCGgaccctgaaagtggatcttaaAGAACAAGAGCTTTCCAACGAGAATCTAATGAAGAGCCTCAAACTG AAACACGATGAGGACATTACCAAGACGAGGAATGATTTTGAAAGACAAGTACGAG AAATAGAGGCTAAATATGAGAAGAAGATGCTGGCGCTACGTCAGGAGCAAGATCTCAGACGCAAGACTGAAATCCATGAAATAGAAGAAAGGAAAAACAGCCAGATTAACACACTGATGAAAAACCATGAGAAAGCCTTCAGTGACATTAAGAACTACTACAATGACATCACTCTCAACAACCTAGCCCTCAtcaatacatttaag GAGCAATCAGACGAAATgaagaggaaagaggagaggTTGGAGAAGGAGACGGCAGAGGTGCTGCACCAGAACAAGTATCTGACCGAGTCTCTGCAGAAGGCCACTGAGGAAGTCTCAGACCTCCGAAAACAGCTTGCCAACTACAATAAAGACAAGAGCTCACTGGCG GGAACCAAAGCACGACTCAAGGTGGCAGACAAAGAAATGAAGGACTTGAAATGGGAGCATGAAGTATTGGAACAGAGATTCAGTAAG GTGCAGCTGGAGCGTGATGAACTGTACCAGAAGTTCACTAAGGCCATCCAGGAGGTGCAGCAGAAGAGTGGCTTTAAGAACCTGCTCCTGGAGAGGAAACTAGATGCACTTACAGACACCCTAGAGAAGAAAGAGGCCCAGCTCAATGAGGTTCTTGCCGCCTCGAATTTGGACCACACAGCCCTCAACGTGGTCACTCGTAAGCTTGAG GAAGTGCTGGACTCTAAGAACGTGGCTATCAAGGATCTACAGTATGAGCTGGCTCGTGTCTGTAAG GCTCATAACGACTTGTTGAGGACGTATGAGGCGAAGCTGAAAGCGTTTGGCATCCCCGTGGAGGAGCTGGGCTTCAAGCCCCTGGAGAGCAGCATTGCGAGGCAGACTCTGGGCCAGGGTCCAGCAGGCCTGGTGTCTGCACCTCTCTGA